In uncultured Treponema sp., one genomic interval encodes:
- a CDS encoding HD domain-containing protein: MKDSFASVKTDEKNPKWQQCIKRENTLYNRGNDIRSEFERDYTRILHCEAYRRLKHKTQVFYAPQNDHICTRIEHVNHVASVSATIAKYLGLNQELTEAIAIGHDIGHAPFGHTGEDILNSLIKNQKEGKNAPKKFWHERNSLFFADFIETLQDPDGISKNLDLTYAVRDGLICHCGEIDQQGLKPREEAIDLYSIKRPGIVQPFTWEGCIVKTSDKIAFLGRDIEDARAYHILDMAAYRQMREIVGATLGLGPNKKYSLHTTNGAFRSGRAVNTTVLINDMIVDLCAQSSPEKGICFSEPYFKFIHELKRFSLANIYNNWRLLEFQRYAENVLSCIYRTLMKIQVYAQNRRVENVLRYSPELQKTFSDWLVKYTNYNPQKKEIMRYKTKEVFDVNDNESWEKCIVEYISGMTDQYAIRVYEEIISF; the protein is encoded by the coding sequence ATGAAAGATTCTTTTGCTTCTGTAAAAACTGATGAAAAAAATCCAAAGTGGCAGCAGTGCATAAAACGCGAAAACACACTTTACAACCGCGGAAACGACATAAGATCAGAATTCGAGCGCGACTACACAAGAATTCTTCATTGTGAAGCATACCGCCGCTTAAAGCACAAGACTCAAGTTTTCTATGCTCCACAAAACGATCATATATGCACAAGAATTGAGCATGTAAACCATGTTGCCAGTGTAAGCGCGACAATCGCAAAATACTTGGGACTGAACCAAGAACTGACGGAAGCAATCGCAATCGGACATGATATAGGACACGCTCCGTTTGGACACACAGGAGAAGACATTTTAAATTCCCTCATAAAAAATCAGAAGGAAGGAAAAAACGCTCCAAAGAAATTCTGGCATGAACGCAACAGCCTTTTCTTTGCAGATTTTATAGAAACACTTCAAGACCCAGACGGAATTTCAAAGAACCTAGACTTGACTTATGCAGTGCGCGACGGACTGATTTGCCACTGCGGAGAAATTGACCAGCAGGGACTCAAGCCACGAGAAGAAGCAATCGACTTGTATTCAATAAAGCGGCCGGGAATTGTCCAGCCATTCACTTGGGAAGGATGCATTGTAAAAACAAGCGACAAAATCGCATTTCTTGGCAGAGACATAGAAGACGCAAGAGCCTATCACATTCTTGACATGGCGGCATACAGACAGATGCGCGAAATTGTAGGCGCAACGCTCGGACTTGGGCCAAACAAAAAATATTCCCTGCATACAACAAACGGAGCATTCAGATCAGGCAGAGCCGTAAACACAACAGTTTTAATAAACGACATGATTGTAGACTTGTGCGCGCAAAGTTCCCCGGAAAAAGGAATCTGTTTCAGCGAGCCTTATTTTAAATTCATACATGAACTTAAAAGATTCAGCCTTGCAAACATTTACAACAACTGGCGGCTTTTGGAATTCCAGCGTTATGCTGAAAACGTGCTTTCCTGCATTTACAGAACACTTATGAAAATTCAAGTTTACGCCCAGAACAGACGAGTTGAAAATGTACTGCGCTATTCCCCGGAACTTCAAAAAACTTTTTCAGACTGGCTTGTAAAATACACAAACTATAATCCGCAGAAAAAAGAAATCATGCGTTACAAGACAAAAGAAGTGTTCGACGTGAACGACAACGAAAGCTGGGAAAAATGCATTGTTGAATATATAAGCGGAATGACCGACCAGTACGCAATCAGAGTTTACGAAGAAATAATTTCATTTTAA
- a CDS encoding YkgJ family cysteine cluster protein, which yields MAYTENLKFKCAQCKNCCCLEGGVVLLSKADLEKLCKWAELTEEQFTKVYCRKLENADGKIYLCLKDKNKTECIFWNKEKGCEAYNARPVQCRTYPFWTKILESKSSWEAEKTFCPGINEDKEVPQEEVCAQLKLYEENKKHLITT from the coding sequence ATGGCATACACTGAAAACTTAAAATTCAAATGCGCGCAATGCAAAAACTGCTGCTGTCTTGAAGGCGGAGTTGTTCTTTTAAGTAAAGCTGATCTTGAAAAGCTTTGCAAATGGGCTGAACTCACAGAAGAGCAATTCACAAAAGTCTACTGCCGCAAGCTCGAAAATGCCGACGGAAAAATATATTTGTGCCTAAAAGACAAAAATAAAACCGAATGTATTTTCTGGAACAAAGAAAAAGGCTGCGAAGCATACAACGCACGCCCAGTCCAATGCAGAACCTACCCTTTTTGGACAAAAATCCTAGAATCAAAATCTTCTTGGGAAGCTGAAAAAACTTTCTGTCCGGGAATAAATGAGGACAAGGAAGTTCCTCAAGAAGAAGTGTGCGCCCAGTTAAAATTATACGAAGAAAACAAAAAACATCTGATTACAACTTAA
- a CDS encoding carbohydrate binding domain-containing protein gives MKKTLTAILTLFFAAGLSFGQNLLNDSSFESGNLSTWNLTGDSADCYAEKNKGNAHSGEWSYHYWKKTAFTASLDKKVTGLSNGTYKLSVWSMGGGGENAIKLFARNFDNSGKEISAQIKNTGWKKWKQYSIEIPVQNGEVEIGIFVDANKENWGNLDDIELVKLN, from the coding sequence ATGAAAAAAACACTTACTGCCATTCTGACGCTCTTTTTTGCAGCGGGACTTTCTTTTGGTCAGAATCTTTTAAACGACAGTTCCTTTGAAAGCGGAAACTTAAGCACTTGGAACTTAACAGGCGACAGCGCAGACTGCTATGCAGAAAAAAACAAAGGCAACGCGCACTCAGGCGAATGGAGCTACCATTACTGGAAAAAAACAGCATTCACGGCTTCTCTCGACAAAAAAGTTACAGGACTTTCCAACGGAACTTACAAACTTTCTGTATGGTCAATGGGCGGTGGCGGCGAAAACGCAATCAAACTTTTTGCCCGCAACTTCGACAATTCCGGAAAAGAAATTTCAGCGCAGATAAAAAACACCGGCTGGAAAAAGTGGAAGCAGTATTCAATTGAAATTCCTGTTCAGAACGGAGAAGTTGAAATTGGAATTTTCGTTGACGCGAACAAAGAAAACTGGGGAAATCTTGACGACATAGAGCTTGTAAAGCTTAACTAA
- a CDS encoding glycosyl hydrolase 53 family protein has protein sequence MKFKSIFSAFIALFLFLSPACSAPSENSDEELNLGADFMRGFDASMVSQLEEYGSSFYNENGTKEDIFKILKVHGVNWIRLRIWNAPQDSTPGQNNYERTLAMAKRIKQNGLNFLLDFHYSDSWADPAKQSLPAEWDNVSSIEELCGKVSEYTKKILTDLKSEGCTPDLVQLGNEINSGMFLTKSDGTTPSSIDCYSWTEHTQGNKNLLKVLQSASSAVSEIDSSIKKMIHLASSKGDNFDWWFRNLQNLKGVDYDYIGLSYYPFEEHGTLKQLRENIAYIKKTYKKQVLVAETSWAWSMEAYGDSTNNIVWYEPAGIQAAKNLVDSKSTQLKNLKTQTYNGKKCVSASVQNQATVVKSIMEATSNVGGCGVFYWGGDWIPNSKIQDT, from the coding sequence ATGAAGTTCAAAAGCATTTTTTCAGCTTTTATAGCACTGTTTTTATTTTTATCACCAGCCTGCTCAGCTCCCTCCGAAAATTCTGATGAAGAACTCAACCTTGGCGCAGACTTCATGCGCGGATTCGATGCGTCCATGGTTTCGCAGCTCGAAGAATATGGAAGCAGTTTCTACAACGAAAACGGAACAAAAGAAGACATATTTAAAATTTTAAAAGTGCACGGAGTAAACTGGATTCGCCTTAGAATCTGGAATGCGCCACAAGATTCAACACCGGGACAAAACAACTACGAGCGCACACTCGCAATGGCAAAACGTATAAAGCAAAACGGCTTGAACTTTCTTCTTGATTTTCATTATTCAGACAGCTGGGCAGATCCTGCAAAACAAAGTCTTCCAGCCGAATGGGACAACGTTTCAAGCATAGAAGAGCTTTGCGGCAAAGTCAGTGAATATACAAAGAAAATTCTTACAGACTTAAAAAGTGAAGGCTGCACGCCAGACCTTGTTCAGCTTGGAAACGAAATCAATTCTGGAATGTTTCTTACAAAGTCAGACGGAACAACTCCTTCCAGCATTGACTGCTACTCTTGGACAGAGCACACACAAGGAAACAAGAATCTCCTAAAAGTTCTACAGTCCGCATCCAGCGCGGTTTCAGAAATCGATTCCAGCATAAAAAAAATGATTCACCTTGCAAGCAGCAAAGGAGACAATTTTGACTGGTGGTTCAGAAATCTGCAAAACCTAAAAGGCGTAGATTACGACTACATCGGCTTAAGCTACTACCCTTTTGAAGAACACGGAACATTAAAGCAGCTGCGCGAAAACATAGCATACATAAAAAAGACTTACAAAAAGCAAGTCCTAGTTGCTGAAACTTCCTGGGCGTGGTCAATGGAAGCCTACGGAGACAGCACAAACAACATAGTATGGTACGAACCAGCCGGAATCCAAGCTGCAAAAAATCTTGTGGACTCCAAAAGCACACAGCTCAAAAATTTAAAGACACAGACTTACAACGGAAAAAAATGTGTTTCGGCTTCAGTGCAAAACCAAGCGACAGTTGTAAAATCAATAATGGAAGCCACTTCCAACGTAGGAGGCTGCGGAGTCTTCTACTGGGGCGGAGACTGGATTCCAAATTCAAAAATCCAAGACACTTAG
- a CDS encoding DUF4469 domain-containing protein, with protein MINIDTKRKTNFAVTLTPCYFREHTYIARVPRKTITTDQILDLVAAHNQGIDRYQVGHAMELLKKEILEQAELGFAVDIMEICKLYIAPCNGIKSLTPEAEIITGFEARFCANEQLNEKLKTISASVTSVITPSPQISQIENPVDGTKDKTLKATFSARLIGKKLKVGGAESGIWFVPETENNEPTEDESTWIKVPEEFITRNTSKMLEFHLPRLLTAGKKYFIQICTSERSGYELKTPITGISKIPITIEK; from the coding sequence ATGATAAATATCGACACAAAACGTAAAACTAACTTCGCTGTAACATTAACACCTTGCTATTTCAGGGAGCATACATACATTGCACGTGTTCCAAGAAAGACGATAACAACAGATCAAATTTTAGACTTAGTTGCAGCTCATAATCAGGGAATTGACCGTTATCAGGTAGGTCATGCCATGGAACTGCTGAAAAAGGAAATTCTTGAACAGGCAGAACTTGGTTTTGCAGTAGACATAATGGAAATCTGCAAGCTTTACATTGCCCCTTGCAATGGAATAAAGTCACTTACACCAGAAGCAGAAATCATAACAGGCTTTGAAGCGCGTTTTTGCGCAAACGAGCAGTTAAACGAAAAACTTAAAACTATAAGTGCATCTGTAACCTCTGTAATAACTCCATCTCCTCAAATTTCACAAATTGAAAATCCTGTAGACGGAACAAAGGACAAGACGCTAAAAGCCACATTCAGTGCACGTCTTATCGGTAAAAAGTTAAAGGTCGGAGGAGCAGAAAGCGGAATATGGTTTGTTCCAGAAACAGAAAATAACGAGCCAACAGAAGATGAATCTACCTGGATAAAAGTTCCAGAAGAATTTATAACAAGGAATACATCTAAAATGCTTGAATTTCATCTTCCTCGTTTGCTTACAGCCGGAAAAAAATACTTTATACAAATCTGCACATCAGAAAGAAGTGGATATGAGCTAAAAACTCCAATAACAGGAATAAGTAAAATTCCTATTACAATAGAAAAATAA